The sequence AACCATGGCCGCAACACCGTCAGTGCCGCTGCCGCTCGCGCCGAGCCGGAGTTGAGTTCGGCGGCGACGCGGGTGGCATAGTCGACCAGCAGGCCCTTGATGTTCTTGGCGCGTTCCTCGTCCAGGTTGAACCGGTCGGCCAAGCTCATCAGCGCATCCTCGGCACCGACCAGGGCCGCGTCCAGGTCATCGTGACTGGTGAACACGGCGCTCACTGCATCGACGCCTGCGGCCTCCAGATGACCGGCGGCCGGCTCCCTCGTGCCCAGCGACTCGGCGAGCTTCTCAAGGTGGGTCACGATGCGGCTGAGCGACACGATCGGGATCTCCCGCACGGTCGGCGTGCCGGCCAGGACCTGCCGGTAGAAGCGCTGCACGTGGCGGCCCGCAGGACTGGCGGTGTAGCGCCGGTGCCGTCGAGGATCTCGGCATACCGCCGCGCCCGGCTGGTGTCCGACCGTACTGAGACCGCTCCCATGTCCTTCAGGGCATCCAAGCGTGTTTCGACCAGCCGCGCTTCCATACCGAGCCGGGTGACCGACAGCGCTGCTGCGACTTCGGTAACTGTCATGTCGGTCACCGACCCCTCAAGCACATCCATGATCGCGATGTAGTCAGCAGATTCCGGACGCACCAGATACCCCACGACCTGCCGGGCGTCGCCCACGCCATCAACCGCAGCACGGTCCGACTCTTCCGCCACCACTCCCCCTTCCGCGCGCCCCTGGCCCAGCCTGTTGTGGGCCTTGTTTTGGAAAGTAGATGCAGCCACTGACAACGCCGCCGAGAATCGGCAAATTCGAGTAACTTTCTCCCGCACCCCACATGACTCGAATCCACCACCGCAACCAGCCGCAAGTCGCAGACGACGAACCGATACTGCCCGTGTCAACACCTCATTCCATGACCGAGGCCGCAGGCCTCAAAAGCTGGTTTGATCTGCAGCTTTGGGATCCCGAGCAGACGTCTCGATCGCTGGCGAGGCCTTCCGAGGCACAATGAAACCGAGGCGGCGCACGCTGCACCCAGCGGGCGGCATTCGGCCAGATTGATGCCCGAAGCCGCAAGCACCGAATGCGCGGACCCCACCGCCGTCTCCCCACTCAAACAATTCGCCAATTCGTTCGATAATCGGGGTATCCAAGACCCACGACTAATCCAAGGACGGCGCAGGCCCTATTCAGCGTCAGAACGAAGCCTGCGGTGGCTGCCGAAGCGGCCAAGGCCCAGCTCCAGAAACAGCCTCAGAGCGGTGCCGCTGTTCCAAAGCTCATCATGTTGACGTCGATCAAGCACAGGCTCGTCGTGCGGCGAAAGCGCGGGGCCGGGAAGCACCGGCCGTCGGTCGACGGCATGACCCGGAACTGCATACCGGCTCGTCGCAGCTGTCCGGATCGCGTTGTTCGCCGCTCCGGCGGCAGCGGGCGTTGTGCTAATGCTCTGGCAGTCCGTTGCCGACGGCTCACCGCGACAGTACGACGTGATGCCAGGGAGACGTCATGTCAAGGGAGTTGCAGGTCCTCCACTTCGACACCAACGAGGTGCGCCGGACCCCAGCGACCAGGTCGGGGTGGTCTCGGAACTGCTGCTCGCGTGCCCAATCGGCGAGGTCGGCTTTGTGAGCAGCCCGCACGGCGTCGGGGCTGATGCCGGTGAGGGTGGCGATGCCCATGTTGATGTCGTCGAGGCCGTGGTATCGGTTGGCGGGCGCGTAGATGCCAGCGGCGTCGGCGGCGTACTCACATCCGGCCGCGGCGAATTTCTCGAACAGCCATCGCCGGAAGGGTGTCCTGGGGTTCCCCAGGCGGAGTCGTAGTTGTCGACTCGGGGTCGTCGTAGCCGGGACCGATGATGGGCATGAGGTCTGATTTCCCGTCGGTGATCAGCAGTAATGGAGTGGAGCTCCGGGCAACGGCAGTGCATACACCTGGTACGGCACGGCGGTTGCGTCGTCGGCGGGCCGGTCGGAAGTGCCGGTGCGGGTGAACCGGCTTTGGCCAGGACTCGGCCGGAGGCCGGATTGTCGGGGTGTGCATGGCCTCCCGGCGCTCCAGGCCGGCGGTGGCGATGGCGAAGGCGGTGACGTGCTCGACCGCTTCGGTGGCGTAGCCGTTGCCCCAGGTGTCCTCGCGGAGGATGTAGCTGAGGGTGCCCAGGGACGGGGCCCGTCGCCGCAGGGCGACTCAGGCCGATCATCTCGTCGGTGGCGAGGATGCCCCAGCTCCACTGTGCGCGCGGTGTCTCGGCGGCTCTGGCGAGGGCTGTGCGGATCTTCTCGTGGGCCTGGTCGAGGGTAAGGGGCTTGCCGGTGGTGTGCCGGATGGAGGCGCCGCTGTAGATGCGGGTGAGAGCTGGTGCATCGTCGGGGCCCAGGGCGCGCAGGGTCACCATGAGGCAGTCAGCTCCTTCACGGTGGGGCGGTCGGCGGGGTCGGGGCCAGGCACGCGGTGATGGCGTCCTCGGGGTTCGGGAACGGGCCGCGGCCGGACGTCGCGCAGCGCTGTGGTGGTGCCCTTGGCGATGGCGGCCGGCTTCTCCAGCCGGTCGGTGGTGTCGTCGTAGGCGACGCGGCGGTGGCCGGTCCAGCACCAGAACAGGGAGGCGCCCAGGCTCCAGATGCCGGCGGGCGGCTGGGCGGGAATGTGGGTGTCGGCGGGGGTGGAGAGGATCGCGGTGGCGACTCGGGGCGGTGGTGCGGGTGGAGGGCGCCCCGGTAGGGGACGCGGCGGTCGGTGGCGGGGCCGCAGGCGAGGGCGTAGTCGATGACGGCGGCGTGGCCGTCGTGGGTGACGAGGGTGTCGGCGGGCTGGACGTCGGCGTGGGCCCAGCCGGCGGCGTGCAGGCGGGCGAGGCGCTCGGTCCAGGTGCGTGCGATGCCCGCGAGCCAGGGGCGGACTGCGGCACGGTCTCCTTCGGGGCCGCGGGCGAGGGTGAGGGCCCGCCACAGGGGTCGCATCCAGGCCACGGCCAGCCACCGGCCGCCCTTCCTCGACGCTCCCGGCGCTCACCCGGTAGTCGGGGCTGAGGGCGCCGGTGGCGGCGAGGCGAAGGAGGTGGTCGTCCTCCTGGGCCATCTCGGCGGCCTTGTCGCGGGCGCCGTCGCCGTCGGGGTCGTTGGCTTTCCACGCGACGGCTCCCTGGGCCTTGGATTTTCCAGGCCGGGAGCCGCGCCGATCGCTCAAAGGATCAGCGCAGCACAAGAGCGCCGGCACCTGTCGAAGTCCCGACCAACCAGTCGAAGACCGTCGGACCCTCGCCGGCACGCGCCGCGGCAAGATCTTTGCGGGACTGTCGGTCGGATGGTCGGCGACCGGAGCGAATTGGTCTTCCCAGTGCGGGGGATCAGCTGCTGAGGTCGAACACGCCCCACGTGGTGAACGGGTCGGCCTGGACGTAGATCCTGCTTCCTCTGCTGACAACCCGCCGGCGGCCGGGGGCGGCGCCCTCGGGCAGGGTGAGCAGGCCGACGTCCGTTGGCTCGACTGATGTTTCGGTGAGCTCTCCGCGGGCGAGTCGGTCCCGCTCCTCGCCGCAGCCGCCGACGAAGGCGACCTGCTCGCCGTGGACAGCCACCGCATGGGCGCCCCGTACGCGGTTCGCCCACACTCTCACGGGCCGGTCACGGCGGTCGGGGCACATCTCGACGAGTGGGAAGCCGTGTACGGGCACGCCCAGGCGGCGGTGCCCGACACGTTCAGGGCGTAGCAGTCGAAGAGACCGGGGATGGGGGCGCCGTTCTACGTCCAGGTAAGCGGCCCGTGGCGCTCCAGCGGCGGATTCCGGCCGGGTTCTCGTCGAAGTGCCCGACCCAGATATGGCCGGACTCGTCCACGAGCAGGTGCTCGATGGCGTCCCCGACGGAGAAGGACGAGGTCTCGCGGCCGAGCGCGTGAAGACCTTGGACTTCGCCCTTGTACTGGGGGGCGAGACCAGCGACGACGAACCCGCCGTCGGGCAGGCGGTCCAGGTGCGGCCAGCGGGCCCGTACGGCGCTCAGCTCGGTGAGTTCGACGTTGCCGCCCGGATCGACGGAAACGACCAGCGCGTTGAAGGGCAGGACATCGCCGCCGGGCTGCGGAGCGCGTTCGGCGAGCAGCCAGTGGGCGGCGCCGAAGACGTCGGCGGTACTGGTCAGGACGTGGCGGTCGTGGTGCGCTCGGGGCAGGTGGGCGTAGGGAACGAGGGCGGTCTTCTGCACGGGCGGGCTCTCCTGGGGTGGGCGGTCACGGCCATCGGGCACTGCGGCAGTCGGTGGCGCGCGAGCGGTGGAGAGCGGAGCAGGGCGCCTAGATGTACTGATCGGGGAGGTTGATCAACCGTGAGAACGGGGGCTGGTTGCCGCAAGCGCTGTGCGGACGGTGCTGGTTGTACTGGTGCAGCCACGGTGGCAGAGCGTCTCGGCGTTGTCGCTCGCTGGTGTAGCAGCGGGCGTAGGCCCAGCCGTCGGCCATGGTGCGGTGGAAGCGTTCGACCTTGCCGTTGGTCTGCGGACGGTAAGGGCGCGTGTACTTCGGTGTGATCGAGAGGGTGTCGCACGTGTCGCGCCACAGGTAGGACCGGTAGGCGCCGCCGTTGTCGGAGAGAATCCTCTCGATGGTGACGCCGCGCTCGGCGAACCACTCCACCGCGCGATGCAGCACGCCGACTGCGGTCACGGCCGTCTCGTCATCGTGGACCTCGGTGTAGGCGACGCGGGAGTGGTCGTCGATGACGGTGTGCACGAACGCACTATCCGAGCTTCGGGCCGCCGTAGGCGTTGCGTGACTTGCCCGGTGTCGCGACGCGGTGCTTCTCGCCTTGGCGGCGACCGACGTACCGCCAACCGCCTCCATCGGGGATGTTCCCGAGCTTCTTCACATCCACGTGCACGAGCGATCCCGGGTGGTCGTGCACGTACCGGCGGACGGGTTCACCTGTCGCTCGATCGACGTAGGCGAGTCGGGCTCCAGTCGGACCCGATCGCAGGATTCGGTGCACTGTCGACGGGGCGATGTCGAGTCTCGCGGCGAGCTGGACGGGCCCTTCTCGCAGGCGCAGTCGCAGGCTGACGCATCACTTCGTCACGTTCTTGGGTATTTTGGTCGGAGATCTCCGGGGTCGTGAGGATCGGTCCTGCATGGACTCGCCTGCAAGGTAGCGATCGGCCCAGCGCTGTACGGTTGGCCAGGACACCTGGAATCGGGCCGCGACTTCGCTGGTCGGCCAGCCGTCGTCAACGACGAGTCGAGCGACTTTCAGAACGGTGGCGCGGGGTGAGGACGGCGTTCGGATGTGACATGTCTGAGCTCCTGGACAGCCTGAAGGGCCGACCATGGGGTGCGGGCGGCCCTTCGACAACGTGTGGGTAGAGGGCGTGAAGATCAGTCCACCGGGGAGACCCGGATGAGGTTGCCGTCGGGGTCCGTGATGACGAACGTGCGACCGAAGACAGCGTCGTGTGGCTCCTCCGCGACATGGACTCCCTTCGAGACCCAGCTCGTGAAGATCTCGTCAATCCCGGTCGCTCCTCCTCCTGGGACCATCAGTCCGACTTCGCTCGTTCGAGGGGTGTTCGGGACCAGCGCCGCTCGCTGTAGCCCGTCCACAGCGCGAACAGGACGCCGGGAGCAACCTCGAAAGCTACGTAGTGGGGACTGATGAAGGTCGGTTCGATCTCGAACAGGTCGCTGTAGAAGGCGGTAGCGGTCTCGGCGTCGCGGACGCCGATCAGGAACAGGTTGGGTGCGGGCATAGTGCGCTCCTCAGATCGTTGAATTCTCGGTACTGCTCCAGTTGACCGCCGCATCGCGACAGAACCTGTCACCTTTTCTGCAAAGGTTGGTCAGTATGAAGGCTTCGAGGCTGTTGCATTCTCTCTGCTGCTCCTGCAGGCCCGTCAGCGCATCACCACCACCGAGCTCGCCGGACGTCTGGAAGTGTCTCGGCGGACCGTGCTGCGGGATGTCGAGGCGCTCTCGACAGCAGGTGTGCCTGTCTATGCCGAACGCGGGCGGAACGGCGGGATCGTCTTGCTCCCCAGTGCGCGGCTCAACGCATCGCATCTGGAACCATCAGAGCTGGAGGCACTCTCCGTAGCCGGTTTGGACAGCGCGCAACTTGAGCGTATGGGTCTGTCTGCGGTGTGGGAGTCGGCCGCGCGCAAGATCGCCGCTCGGCAGGCTGCAGCACCTGGATCGCCGAGCCTGCTGCAACTGGCGGACCTGGTGCTGGTAGACAGCACCGCGTGGTTTGCTGACTCAGAGGCAGGGGTCGACGTATCGGATCTGGCCTCGGCACTGCGACACCGCCCGCCGGCTGCGAATCCAATACCGGCGCAGCGCCGAGAATCAGGCCTCAACGCGGGTGGTCGACCCGTACGGGATCGTCGCGAAATCCGGTCGCTGGTATCTCATCGCCGATGACCAGGGGAACGGTCGGCCTGCTCCCGCTCTGGAACGACTCTCGTCCTACGAACAACTCGACGCGCCAGCTGCTCTCCGACCAAGCGAAACCCTCCGCACCAGATGGGCCGCGTTGAAGGAACGCACAGAGGGGCAAGGTCGCGTGAGCGTGACCGTCCGCCTGCCAGAAAATGGACTCGACCTGGCGCGGCGCATCCTCGGCAACCGCATCCACGACGTCTCCGACGCGGAAAACGGCTGGTGCACCGTCGTCGTCCGCTACCCCGACATCGAGTCAGTGCGTCAGCTCCTCCAGTTCGGCGACCACATCGAGATACTCACCCCAGAGACAGCCCGCGAACGCATCAGTCAGCTCGCCAGAGACCTGGTTGAAAGGCACTCAACCCCGGCCTCGTGACTGCCGAGCGGAACGCCCTGCTCTCAATCAACGTCTCCGGTCAGTACACCGGCATGGCCCTTTCTGGTCGTCATGAGGTGATCAACGTCGACATCCGACCTCGTGACAAACCTTTTCGGCGCGCCACCCCAACCGAGACCACCTCCCTCTGGAGGGGACGTCGAGCTGAGCTCTCGATCTACCGGGCAGTCCCAACTGCAGTGCTCAGTCACAGCGGTTACCGTGACTGAGCACTCCAGCCGGCCGGCGCAGGGCGAGGGGCGCGCGGGACTTACGGCAGAATCACGCTGTGACGTCCATGGGGCTCCTGGCCGAGCTGGAAGCCGGCATGGCAGAGCTGTCCACACCGATGCGGGTGTACGTGGCCGCGGGACGCTTCACCGAGCCGGAAGCCGACCTGCCACAGTTGGCGGCCCGGATCCGCACACTGCTGGTCGCGATCACGACGGACGAGGCCTGGCGGCGCTTCCTACCCGGGTACGCCCCACCGTCCGTCCCTGAGATCTGCGCTGCTCTGGAACCGGTGGACACGCACAGGGCCGCCCCGTTCCTGGCCCAGGTCGCGGCCGTCGACCTGCTCTGGCCGAGCCACCGGCACCTGCCCGCCGAGAGCGCCGAACCCGCGGCGGACCGAGTGGTGTCCCTGCTCGGATCAAAGGCCAGCTGGTGGACCAGACCACGACGCCGAATGCGGCGCAGTGAACGGGCTCACCCCTCTGTTCGACAGTCTGCTCGCAGGAACGGACGGTGAGCACTTCGCGCTGGCCCTGCAGATCGCCGACGACTGAGCGCCCCATCTGGGCGGGCGCACGGCCAACCGTCAACAATGCCCGCATTCCTCCTCATCGACGCCGCAGCGCACTCAGCCCAGCTGGCGACTCGCCGCAGCCGTTCGCCTCACCGATCCCAATCCCTGCATCCGCCAAACGGGTCGGGTGGCCTGGTGATGAGCCGCGGTTCAGGCGTCGTCGGCTGCCTCGGCAAGAAGACCTGAGCCGTGTTCCGCACGCTGTTGACCGCGCTGGACACCGCGCTGGCGCGATCACTGTGCGGGCTAGTTGGTGCAGGTGTCGAGCATGGAGGTCAGCGCGGTCTTCTCGCTGTCGGTGGTGGTGAGTTTGCACACGGACTTCACATGGGTGCAGTCCTCGGCGTAGGTGCACCACAAGGCGTGCTTGGCCGGCTTCCAGTCGGCTGGGCCGCTGTCGCTCTTGGAGCTGTTGGAGGACTCGGAGGCGACGACGAGCTGGGGTCTTCGAGGTCGTTGCCGAAGGCTTCGCGCTGGTCCGTGGTCCAGGCGTCGGCGCCGGAGCGCCGGGCTTTGGGCGAGGGGACCATGTGGTCGATGGTGGCCTGGGCGACGTTGGTGACGGTGGCGTCGTCGTATACGGAGTACCACTTGCCACTGGCCAGCTGACGACACTTGTCGGACTCGTCGACGACCTCCTTGCCGCCGCGGGCGGCGTCAGCCCCCTGGGTCCACCCGCAGCGCCGGGCACATCATCCTTGGGCCGGTGACCGGTCCCCTTCTGCCGCAGTCGGTGCGGAGCCCGGCTCATGGCGTTCGTGTCTGTCCGAGGCCAGGTCTGAGGTGCGGCGGTGAGCTTGTCGAGGACGTGCGGGAGCAGGGCGTTGGCGTAGGCGCGGTGTGGCAGGTCGTGGATGGTGATGCGGCTCGAATGGGTGGAGAGCGGACGGTGGCGTCGTCGGCGGCTTCGCGGACATTGGCCAGGCGTTGAACGGAGGCCCTGTCCGTCTTCCCCAGGACGTCCTTCGACCACGTGGTCGAAGGACCGGTGCCCGAAGGCCGGTGGGATATGGCCGAGGATCGCGCGCAGCAGCATGTGGCAGGCGTAGGTGCGCTGTGCGGTGTAGTTGGCGTTGAGCTCGCGGGCGAGGCGGGCAGCTTGTCCAGCTGCCCGGTGGTGCGGGCGGCTTCGAGGCCGCCGATCAGGCCTTCGTCGATGTAGGGCCGAAGGCGGGCTCGGCAGCCGGGCGGCGGTCCGCCCCTTCTTACGGAGGGACGGACCGTTTGAAGTACCTGGATCAGCGCAGCAGCAGGTACAGGTGGAAACTCCTGGACGAGGTCCAGTCGCAGCGCCACCGTATGACGTTGGTGTGGTTGTCCTTCCACCACTGACCGCTGCGCTCGCACGCGGCGCTCTTGTTGAATGTCTCTTTGGTGTCGTACCAGGACGAAGAGACCGTTGACGGAGCAGCAGTCGCCGTCGCTGGCACGGCGACAGCGGCAGTAGCAGTAGCACCCAGAACAGCCGCCGCGACGGCCAAACGCATTCTCATAGGTGGACTCCCCTTGCAGTGAGGGACGTGGGACGGTTACCCGTGCTCGGGATTCCCGTCGGGCCGGATGTTGCGAGCTTGCTCCCTCGGTCTGGGGATGTCAGCACACAACCTGTCCGGGACATGTTCGGAACAGGTGCCGGACATGTCCGGGCTGATCAGCCGGGCAAGTCGGACTGTTGTCCGCGTTCACTGTCGACGACCGGCGCGTCGGCACAGTCCCCACCGCTCCTGTTCTTCACCATCCGTACGCCGGTCCAGTGGTCACCCGTCTTGCGGTTGACACCGACGTCTCGGCACGCGGCGAGAGGGCGCAAACCAGAGAATCTTCCCTCAGGCGTCGAAGACCGCCCCTGCGGTCCCAGTACGGGCAACCCACCCTCCCCGCCCCGATTTGCGATCCCGCGCCCCGAACAGCTCGATTTGCTCTTGTGTGTCCAGCTCACGCTTGCGAGCCTGTCCGGTGTTCCGAACACGGGGGAAAGCGGAGGGAGTGGGCGGACATGCCCGACGAGCAGCCACCCGATCCCCGGCGAGCCAGGACTCCGGCGGAGTTCGTCGTGGTGATGCGGCTCATGAAGGACCGTTCAGGCCTGACGTACCGGCAGCTGGCCGTGCACGCCGAAGAACGCGGGGACGCGCTCCCGGCCAGCACCCTTGCCGGTACCCTCAGCCGCGGTTCCCTTCCCCGCCCCGAGGTCGTGGAGGCTTTCGTCCGCGCCTGCGGTGGTTCTCCGCGCGACGTTGAACGCTGGCTGAGGGCCCACCGCGACCTGACCCGCAGCAGCCCCCATACCACCGCCCCCGAGGACACCACGGCGGCGGGCGACACCGACACAAGCGGCACTCACCAGGGAAAGCCGTCCCCTGAACAGGGGACGACTCCGGGACCGAGGAGGCCGGCACACGGTCGCCTCATCGGCAGCGTCTCCTTGGCCCTGCTGGCCGTGACCGGCGGCTCCCTGGCGCTCACGCGCCTCACCCGGGAGGAAACAGCCCCGGCACATATCATCGGTGCGGCTCCGGCCTCCGCCACGCCCCGCGCCGCGCTCCCCGGACCCCAGCCGGGCATCTACCGCATCCGTTCCGCTGCCTCGTCGCTCTGCCTGTCCGAACGAGAAGAGGAGAGCAGCGGCCGCATCTACCAGGCCACCTGCGCCAAAGCCGTCCCGGTCTACTCCGTCGAGCCGATGGAAGACGGCACCTACCGGCTCCGCTCCCTCCACCCGGTCTTCGGCAACGGCTGCCTCGGCGTGACGGGCGGGAGCACACACACAGGCGCCCAACTGACGAACGACTACTGCGGCCACCGCGGAAACGCCGAACACTTCCAGCTCCAACCCGCCGGCCACGCCCGCTACCGACTCGTCCCCACCCACACCGGCGCCTGCACCTCGATCCACGGAAGCCCACCGACGCAATGGACCCCCGTGATCCAGCTTCCCTGCCGCACAAAGGACCCAAAGCAGCTTTTCCTCCTCGACAGCCGCCCCCCACCGACACCCGCACCCTCCATCACCAACAACTGACCCAACCGCACCAACCCCACCACAACGCCACAGCGCCACAGCGCCACAGGCACCACAAAACAGCCAAAAACAGTTGCGGTCACCCACTGCGCCCGCCGGTCCCCGCCGAACTCCCGGGCCAGCAGCGCGGCCAGCACGATCCCTGTCGCGGTGGCCAGGATCGCCGGGAGTCGCAGCCCGCACAGTGTCCCCGGAGCGAGGGTGTCGGCCAGCAGCGCCAGCAGCGGCACGCCGGGGGCTGGTCGGCATACCCCCAATCCAGGTGGCGGCCGGCCGTGATGAAGTACAGCTCGTCGCCGTCGTAGCCGTAGCGGCCGGCCAGCACGAGCAGCAGCACCGTGGTGCCGGACGCGATGCCCAGTACCGGTAACAGCGCCAGTGGCGCCAACGGCCGGCCCGTGCACGGGTCGGCCGGTGATCCTTGGCAGGTCCCTCTCCCCGACGGTGGCAGGGGGCGGGACCGCAGGGGCAGCGGCAGTTTGCCGATTCCGCGCAGCGCACGCGAGGGCGGTCGAGCCCCGTGAAACGGAGTCGTCACGATTGCTCCCTCAAGGAAGGGAATCCTGCAGACAGTTGCGCGATGAACGTGCTGAAAATCGCTCCAGAGTTCGCTTTCTTCCGGTAGTGATCCAGTGTTCAACCGCGTACGACGTCAGCCCGAATGCCCCGGCCTTCCCCGCACATCCGATGTGGGAGGAAAACGGCGGGCGGATTTCGGATGCGCCCTGTCGCATGCAGGAATTGCACAGGGAACCGGGGGTTGCGAGGTTTCAGCCGCCAGGTCCTGGTCGACGCCGACGGCCGTGGGCCGCCTGCCGGCGATGCGCCGGATCGCCGGCAGGCCGGTGTTGCGGAGGTCAGCTGGTGGGGAGGTCATCCCCGCCGGTCTCCAGCCAGTCACGCTCGGCGTCGGTGAGCCGATGTGCCGCGGCGGCCAGTGAGTCACGGACCTCTTCGGGCTGCCGGGGCCCGATGAGAGCGACGACCGGGAAGGGCTGGGAAAGCGTCCAGGCGAGGGCGATGCCGGTGGCGGATATGCCGGTGCGCTCGGCCAGCAGACGGGCGCGGTGGATCCGGGCGGCGTTGGTCCGGCTGTACCAGCTCTCCGCGAGCGGACCGGTGCGCAGCTCATCGGGGTGAGCGAGGGCGTGTGCACCGCGGCCCTGGCTCGCCCAGGGGTACAGCCGGACGCTGCCCTCGGCCAGCCAGGCGCGCCAGACGGGGTCGTTGGAGGTCTCGGTGCCCGGATAGATGGGGTGGACCATGTTGATCAGGCTGTACTGGTTGCTGATGCCGGCGGGCAGCGGCAGACCGTGTGCGCGGGCGTAGGCGAGGGCCTCGGTGACGCGTTCGAGGGTCCAGTTGGACATGCCGTACGCGCCAATGAGGCCGCGGTCCACGAGGTCGGCGAGGACGGTGACGAACTCGCCGACGGGGATGTCGGTGTTGTCGCGGTGAAGCATGTAGAGCGCGGCAGCGTCCCGGCCCATCCGCTCGAAGCTCTCGGTGAGCTGGCGCTCGACCCGGTCAGGCAGGCATTCCGGGGTGTGTGCGCCCTTGGCCAGTACCCAGACGTCCTTGTCAACGCCGCGCGACTGGGCCCAGGCGCCGAAGG is a genomic window of Streptomyces sp. Edi2 containing:
- a CDS encoding DUF2397 family protein is translated as MQRFYRQVLAGTPTVREIPIVSLSRIVTHLEKLAESLGTREPAAGHLEAAGVDAVSAVFTSHDDLDAALVGAEDALMSLADRFNLDEERAKNIKGLLVDYATRVAAELNSGSARAAAALTVLRPW
- a CDS encoding GNAT family N-acetyltransferase — encoded protein: MGTLSYILREDTWGNGYATEAVEHVTAFAIATAGLERREAMHTPTIRPPAESWPKPVHPHRHFRPARRRRNRRAVPGVCTAVARSSTPLLLITDGKSDLMPIIGPGYDDPESTTTTPPGEPQDTLPAMAVREIRRGRM
- a CDS encoding WYL domain-containing protein; translation: MLTQRQGSTYRIWPRHCDTARRLRIQYRRSAENQASTRVVDPYGIVAKSGRWYLIADDQGNGRPAPALERLSSYEQLDAPAALRPSETLRTRWAALKERTEGQGRVSVTVRLPENGLDLARRILGNRIHDVSDAENGWCTVVVRYPDIESVRQLLQFGDHIEILTPETARERISQLARDLVERHSTPAS
- a CDS encoding RICIN domain-containing protein, with the protein product MPDEQPPDPRRARTPAEFVVVMRLMKDRSGLTYRQLAVHAEERGDALPASTLAGTLSRGSLPRPEVVEAFVRACGGSPRDVERWLRAHRDLTRSSPHTTAPEDTTAAGDTDTSGTHQGKPSPEQGTTPGPRRPAHGRLIGSVSLALLAVTGGSLALTRLTREETAPAHIIGAAPASATPRAALPGPQPGIYRIRSAASSLCLSEREEESSGRIYQATCAKAVPVYSVEPMEDGTYRLRSLHPVFGNGCLGVTGGSTHTGAQLTNDYCGHRGNAEHFQLQPAGHARYRLVPTHTGACTSIHGSPPTQWTPVIQLPCRTKDPKQLFLLDSRPPPTPAPSITNN
- a CDS encoding aldo/keto reductase, producing the protein MTPAPLPAPALPPGPEGPPLLLGTSAFGQNELGFPVFDAYWEGGGRAFDTAWLYGHAYGPGCCERTFGAWAQSRGVDKDVWVLAKGAHTPECLPDRVERQLTESFERMGRDAAALYMLHRDNTDIPVGEFVTVLADLVDRGLIGAYGMSNWTLERVTEALAYARAHGLPLPAGISNQYSLINMVHPIYPGTETSNDPVWRAWLAEGSVRLYPWASQGRGAHALAHPDELRTGPLAESWYSRTNAARIHRARLLAERTGISATGIALAWTLSQPFPVVALIGPRQPEEVRDSLAAAAHRLTDAERDWLETGGDDLPTS